CGCAGAGAGGCTTAAACAGGCGCTCGATGAGGCGCTTCCTATTCCCTGCGGCAATCAGGATGTCTTTCACCCGTCGCTTTCCATGGGGATAGCGGCGATGAAGGCCGGCCAGACACCCGAGACGCTCGTTCAGGCAGCCGATAGAGCAATGTATCGGGCGAAGAGTAGCGGCAAGAATTGCATTTCCGAATAAGAAACTTGAGTCCAAGGAGAGCCACATGAAGATTTTCAACGCCGATGACATCATTCAATTTGCCATAAGAGTGGAGGAGGACGGGGAAACCCTGTATCGCAAGGTAGCTGAAACCGTGAAGGATAAAGATGTGCGTGAGCTCTTTCTCTTCCTTGCAGGCCAGGAGGTCACGCACAAAGCCGTATTCCAGCAGATGCTCTCCGGGATAGAGACGCTGCCACCGGCAGAAACATATGACGGTGAGTACGTTTCCTACCTCAACGACTACATTGACGGTAAAGTGATCTTTACGGATAAAGTGAAAGGCGAGGCGATTTCCACGGGGAAAGATACTTTATCGGCCATTACGTTTGCCCTCAAGCGGGAAGCCGATTCAATCCTTTACTATCAAGAGGCTAAGCGATTTATCGCTCAGAAATACCATAATGCTGTGGACAAGATTATCGATGAGGAACGCAAACACTTCGTGAAACTCTCCGAGCTCAGGAAAAAGTACACGTAACATATGTCCTCCACAGACCTGACAAACCATAGTCCTCCATGAACAAGTTCAGACCACTGGAAGACATTCAATCCGTTCTGCCGATTCTATCGGAAATCGCGATATGGGGCGGTGTCTCCGAAGAGCAACGCGACAAGATCTTCAAAAGGCTTGAGACAGGCGTGTTCAAAAAAGGAGAGTATGTCTTTCAAAAAGGGGACGAGCCATCATACATCTACATCGTGAGAAACGGGAAGATCGGTCTTTTGATCGGTCAGGGAGAGGTCAATCTTGAAAAGACTATCTTAACGGCCGGTGCCTGCTTCGGCGTAGCCTCTCTGATGGCCATGCAAAGGCACACGTCCACTGCCGTAGCCCTCGAAGAAAGCGAGGTAATGGCTCTCTCAAGGCAGTCTCTCCTTAAGTTGAGACACGATGACGTGGAGCTCTTCGTTCTTCTCATGATGAATATCGCACGTGAGCTCGCTCGTCGGCTCAAACTTACAGACGACATCCTGCTCCAGTATATGTGCGAGCACAGGGATGCGTCGCAGTGACACACTTGAGACCATAAGTCCGGCTCTGACGACAATACCGAACCCGCACTCTTCATTCTTTGAAAAGTCCGCATAATAGTCTATGCGAGTGAGATACCCTATCAGTGAAACACATCATATCCGACCTTGATAATCAAAGCCGTAACCATGACCAGAAAGAAGACTCTCACAAACCGGTTGCCTTTGAGAATGGCGAGTCTCGTCCCCGCTAAAGAACCGAGCATATTGCAAAGCGCCATGAAAACGGCTGCTTTGTAAAATATGTGATTGGTAAATCCGAAGTAGAGCACGGCTGACAAATTTGTGGCAAAATTGATGATCTTGGAAGAGGCTGAGGCGGCAAGAAAGTTAAACCCGAAGACCCCGATGAAGATGAAGATGAGAAAACTGCCCGTGCCTGGTCCGAAAAATCCGTCATAAAAACCGATCACCACACCCATACAGATGCTCACGGCGTACTGCCTTGCCGCGTTCAGTCTCGGGGCGTGCAGGTTACCGAAATCCTTCTGTATGAAGGTGTAGAATGCGATTGCCACGAGCATGAAGAGGACGAGTGGCCGCATGACCTTAGGATCGATGATGCTTGCCGCTCTCGCCCCCACGAACGAAAAAACGAGTGCCGCGCACGTGGCAGGAAGGGTGGCTTTCCATTGGATTTCGATGTGGCGCGCGTACTGAGCAGACGCCACGGAGGTACCGGCGATAGAAGCAAATTTATTGGTGCCGAGAAGCGTGGCCACGGATAGCTGGGGCATAAAGACGAGGAGCGCCGGGAGTTGTATGAGCCCCCCTCCTCCGGCCACCGAATCGATGAAACCGGCGGTGAATGCAAATCCGCAGAGTATCCAGATTTCAATCATGGATATCTCCGACCGGAATGTTGCCTCTTAACCGGAAAGGATCGGCCGACATATCGCGCGGTTCAGACGGTAAGACACCACCCGAAGAGATCCGGCTTTTCGCCGTACTGCATGCCGGTAATCTCGTCGTAGAGTTTCTGCGACAAAGGACCGATTTCACCGCTGTGTATGGTAATCATTTCGCCTTTATGGTGGATCCATCCCACTGGAGAAATAACGGCTGCAGTGCCGGTTCCAAAGACTTCCTCTAAGGTGTTATTTTTGGCTGCGGCAAAAACCTCGTCGATGGCGATCTGTCTTTCTTCGACCGTCACGCCCCAGTGGTTTGCAAGAGAAATCACCGAATCGCGGGTCACGCCCGGCAGAATCGAGCCTTCAAGTGGGGGCGTAATAAGTTTGCCGTCGATGACGAACATAATATTCATGGTGCCCACTTCCTCGATATATCTGTTCTCTGCGGCGTCAAGCCAGAGCACCTGTGTAAAGCCCTTTTTCTTCGCCTCTTCACCTGGCAGAAGAGACGCCGCGTAATTGGCAGGCGTTTTCACATCTCCTAACCCGCCCTTGACTGCGCGGACGTATCCGCCCGATGTAATGAGCTTGACCGGATTGATGCCTTCTTTGTAGTACGCGCCCACGGGCGAGGTAATGATCATGAAGTTATAGGTATAGGACACCCTGACGCCGAGAAAGTTATCCGATGCGAAGACAAAGGGGCGTATGTAGAGGGAGCAGCCTTTTTTGTCGGGTATCCAGGCCTGATCCAGGCGCACGAGTTCCCGGATGCCGTCAATGAAGAGCTCATACGGGATAAAAGGTATGCAGAGACGCTTATTGGACCTGTTGAAACGCTCGTGATATTTGTCGGGACGAAACAAGTTAATCTTACCGTTCACCGTCCTGAAGGCTTTGAGGCCTTCAAAGACCACCTGTCCATAATGAAGCGAACACAGGCTCGGCTCTACCTTGATCTCGCCGTAGGGCATAATCGCAGGTGTACCCCATGCGCCCCCGGCATAATGCACGGTAAACATATGATCGGAGAAATCCACACCGAATTCGAGCTTATCAAAGTTGATCTTGTCTATCTTGCTCTTTTTTATTTTCTTCACTTCAATGTCCACGGTAAGTCCCCTTTGTACAATCGATTTGCAGCTCATCGATAGAGCGTGAGCCTGCTCGTTTGTTGGTTTTTCTTGAGAAAAAGGTATCACTAATTGACCTCACGGTCAAATGAAATGTAGGACCAGACATATTCGATTTTCCAGGGGTAATCTTGAAACAGCCGGTACTCGGCATCCATTTGAACCAGATGGGTGCGGATTACAATCTTTTTGTCCATACGCTAAAGAACCTTGAAACAGGCGGGCGCAGTCGCCGGCCAAATCGCGCCGTGGGGAACCTTATAAAAAGATTGGCAGTTTCCGGATCGATTTCGGTTATAGAAAACGTGCATAAAAGAAGAAAGCTAAGGAAATACTTCAATAAATTCAGCCTGTTTCGAAACACCGGGCAAAGACCTAAATTGCGAAAAAATTAGAATCTTTAAAGACTTACAGTGCGCTTTCTACAATTTTTCAACAGGTTTTACACAGGTTTTGTGGAAAACCTTGCAGGCCGACGGGTCATGAAGGGGATATGGCTTAGCGCGGGCTCCGCTCGATCTCTATCACGGAGTCTGTCCGGATGTTACATGTTCTTGCCCTGCCCGCTTTGATCTCGAACACGTACTGGACGGGAATCTCGGAGCTTATGGGCGTCTCATCAAGGGGCTTAGCACTGTAGTGCACATGCTTGACGTGCCTGTCACTACCCACAAAGACCATATCCAGGGGGATATAGGTGTTTTTCATCCAGAAGAAACGCGTGTCGTCATCCCTGTACACGAAGAGCATACCCGAATCAGGTGATAAGTTCTTGCGGAACATGAGTCCGCGCATCTGCTCTTCGTCCGTCATGGCGAGCTCCGCTCTGAACCGGCACAACTCGCGTCCTTTGCCGTTTGAGAAAATCACCGTCACGTCGCTATCTCCCTGAGCGCGGCAGCGCTCCGTGAGGCATACCGCGCCTGAGACCAAAAGGCAGAGGACGAGACAACAGACTGCATAGCCCCGATTCAATCGCAGGCACTGACCGATCACGTGCACTCCCCACAAGCTCTTTTCATGCGCATGTGCCATTCTACCATAGTCTTTTCTGTGTGTCAGCAGTCGGTAACCAGAGTAAAGTCCCTGCGGAGCACACAAAATGTCCATCTTGACACGCTCTATCTTAAGCATTAGAAATCATATGAGTCGCCGCTTTCGACCTAAGGGGGCCATATGGGCATACAAAGGGCATTCGTCCTCACCTGTATTGTAACGGTTTTTCTCGTCGTATCAGTGTGGGGCCAGGGAAAACAGTTCGTTGCGGTAGTTGATCCGGACGGAGTGCAACGCGTTCAGATCACGGCCGGCAATTATTTCTTCGACCCGAGCCGGATCACCGTGAAGGCGAACGTGCCCGTGGAAATGACGATAAAGAAGGAACCGGGGGTCACTCCTCATGACATTATTCTCAAAGCCCCTGAAGCGGGCATAGACATCTCTCAGGAATTGAGTACGGAACCGGCTACAATCACCTTCACTCCCACTCAGACGGGTGATTACATCTTCTACTGCGACAAAAAGTTCCCCCTGTTCAAGAGCCATCGGGATAGAGGAATGGAAGGCCTGCTCACGGTTGTGCCTTAAGAAATTATCCATCAGGGATTTTTCGAAGTCTTACGGCCGGCCGAGAGAAACCTTACGCGTGAGGGAAAGGGGTCCTGCGCAGTCTCGCACGATCAAAGAGAGGGACCTGATTTACGTCAGGGGGTGCA
The nucleotide sequence above comes from Syntrophorhabdaceae bacterium. Encoded proteins:
- a CDS encoding diguanylate cyclase, with amino-acid sequence AERLKQALDEALPIPCGNQDVFHPSLSMGIAAMKAGQTPETLVQAADRAMYRAKSSGKNCISE
- a CDS encoding ferritin family protein, whose amino-acid sequence is MKIFNADDIIQFAIRVEEDGETLYRKVAETVKDKDVRELFLFLAGQEVTHKAVFQQMLSGIETLPPAETYDGEYVSYLNDYIDGKVIFTDKVKGEAISTGKDTLSAITFALKREADSILYYQEAKRFIAQKYHNAVDKIIDEERKHFVKLSELRKKYT
- a CDS encoding cyclic nucleotide-binding domain-containing protein, producing the protein MNKFRPLEDIQSVLPILSEIAIWGGVSEEQRDKIFKRLETGVFKKGEYVFQKGDEPSYIYIVRNGKIGLLIGQGEVNLEKTILTAGACFGVASLMAMQRHTSTAVALEESEVMALSRQSLLKLRHDDVELFVLLMMNIARELARRLKLTDDILLQYMCEHRDASQ
- a CDS encoding TSUP family transporter, whose translation is MIEIWILCGFAFTAGFIDSVAGGGGLIQLPALLVFMPQLSVATLLGTNKFASIAGTSVASAQYARHIEIQWKATLPATCAALVFSFVGARAASIIDPKVMRPLVLFMLVAIAFYTFIQKDFGNLHAPRLNAARQYAVSICMGVVIGFYDGFFGPGTGSFLIFIFIGVFGFNFLAASASSKIINFATNLSAVLYFGFTNHIFYKAAVFMALCNMLGSLAGTRLAILKGNRFVRVFFLVMVTALIIKVGYDVFH
- a CDS encoding branched-chain amino acid aminotransferase; the encoded protein is MDIEVKKIKKSKIDKINFDKLEFGVDFSDHMFTVHYAGGAWGTPAIMPYGEIKVEPSLCSLHYGQVVFEGLKAFRTVNGKINLFRPDKYHERFNRSNKRLCIPFIPYELFIDGIRELVRLDQAWIPDKKGCSLYIRPFVFASDNFLGVRVSYTYNFMIITSPVGAYYKEGINPVKLITSGGYVRAVKGGLGDVKTPANYAASLLPGEEAKKKGFTQVLWLDAAENRYIEEVGTMNIMFVIDGKLITPPLEGSILPGVTRDSVISLANHWGVTVEERQIAIDEVFAAAKNNTLEEVFGTGTAAVISPVGWIHHKGEMITIHSGEIGPLSQKLYDEITGMQYGEKPDLFGWCLTV
- a CDS encoding DUF192 domain-containing protein, which codes for MAHAHEKSLWGVHVIGQCLRLNRGYAVCCLVLCLLVSGAVCLTERCRAQGDSDVTVIFSNGKGRELCRFRAELAMTDEEQMRGLMFRKNLSPDSGMLFVYRDDDTRFFWMKNTYIPLDMVFVGSDRHVKHVHYSAKPLDETPISSEIPVQYVFEIKAGRARTCNIRTDSVIEIERSPR
- a CDS encoding cupredoxin domain-containing protein; the encoded protein is MGIQRAFVLTCIVTVFLVVSVWGQGKQFVAVVDPDGVQRVQITAGNYFFDPSRITVKANVPVEMTIKKEPGVTPHDIILKAPEAGIDISQELSTEPATITFTPTQTGDYIFYCDKKFPLFKSHRDRGMEGLLTVVP